From Flavobacterium sp. 102, a single genomic window includes:
- the rsmA gene encoding 16S rRNA (adenine(1518)-N(6)/adenine(1519)-N(6))-dimethyltransferase RsmA, producing MNQVKAKKHLGQHFLTDESIAKDIADTLNLEGYDNVLEIGPGMGVLTKYLLERPTTTYVIEIDTESVAYLNAHYPKLEGKIISKDFLKYNINEVFEGKPFAITGNFPYNISSQIVFKCLELREQVPEFSGMFQKEVAERICSKKGSKVYGILSVLVQAFYEAEYLFTVHEHVFNPPPKVKSGVLRLRRKTDFHLPCNEKLFFSVVKTGFQQRRKTLRNSLKSFNLSDNLKEDTIFDLRPEQLTVEQFIELTQKIEANAV from the coding sequence ATGAACCAAGTAAAAGCCAAAAAACACCTCGGACAACATTTCTTAACCGACGAAAGCATAGCCAAAGACATAGCCGACACGCTGAATCTGGAAGGCTATGACAACGTATTGGAAATCGGGCCGGGTATGGGTGTTTTGACCAAATATCTTTTGGAAAGACCGACCACGACTTATGTGATTGAAATTGATACCGAATCGGTAGCCTATTTGAATGCGCATTATCCAAAATTGGAAGGGAAAATCATTTCCAAAGACTTTTTAAAATATAACATTAACGAAGTTTTTGAAGGCAAACCTTTTGCCATCACCGGAAACTTCCCTTATAACATTTCGTCCCAAATTGTTTTCAAATGTTTGGAATTGCGCGAACAAGTTCCCGAGTTTTCGGGTATGTTCCAAAAAGAAGTCGCCGAAAGAATTTGTTCCAAAAAAGGCAGCAAAGTCTACGGAATTCTGTCTGTACTGGTTCAAGCTTTTTATGAAGCCGAATATTTGTTTACCGTTCACGAACACGTTTTTAATCCGCCACCCAAAGTAAAATCAGGTGTTTTACGCTTGCGCCGAAAAACGGATTTCCATTTGCCTTGCAACGAAAAATTATTCTTTAGCGTTGTCAAAACCGGTTTTCAACAACGCCGAAAAACACTTCGAAACAGTCTAAAATCGTTTAACCTTTCGGATAATTTAAAAGAAGACACTATCTTTGACCTCCGTCCGGAACAATTGACTGTAGAACAGTTCATAGAACTCACTCAAAAAATAGAAGCCAATGCAGTTTAA
- a CDS encoding DUF4286 family protein, translated as MILYNVTINIHESVHDQWMRWMQEKHIKDVLATGKFSSARMVKVLIEEEMGGTTYSIQYTTDSKETLQKYYDEDAPRLREEGHRLFGDKMLAFRTELELISEH; from the coding sequence ATGATTTTATATAACGTTACCATTAACATACACGAAAGCGTTCACGACCAATGGATGCGATGGATGCAGGAAAAACACATCAAAGATGTTTTGGCTACCGGAAAATTTTCTTCGGCACGAATGGTAAAAGTCTTAATTGAAGAAGAAATGGGCGGCACGACTTATTCCATACAATACACTACCGACAGCAAAGAAACCCTGCAAAAATATTATGATGAAGATGCACCAAGATTACGCGAAGAAGGACATAGGCTTTTTGGCGACAAAATGTTGGCTTTTAGAACGGAATTGGAATTGATAAGCGAGCATTAA
- a CDS encoding tetratricopeptide repeat protein has product MKKILSILFLFLSLWASAQNEQLANNYFDRGEFEKALVSYEELLKAQQGNSNYFQKVIECYQQLQQFDKAEKAIQERLDKYKQSSLLIELGFNFQLQKNQEKANKQYNQAIDRIKKNANEAYGLAYTFERKALFDYALLAYKTALEIDPRLSFNFQMAMLYGQKGETDLMIETYLMEANLNPQNLPIIQNQLSRFMTEDGDENFNNSLKKALLIRTQKTQDVFWNDFLSWYFVQQKEYGKAFIQQKAIYKRNPESFGNIVNLGEMAIEDNDQDSAKEILTFVLENTNDLELLIQAHSYLMEMKIDHATDKDYVAITAELDQLIKEFGVSPYTLSLLELEADFTAFHLNNPEKAKAILKNAMEMPLNRYQTAAIKMQLADILLLEEKYNQALIYYSQVGEDMGGDITGQEAQLKTAKTSYFKGDFEWATHQLKVLKSAASQLIANDALDLFLLISDNTVEDSTQIALKKFARADFLLYQNKKAESLAQFQLILKEHKGEEIEPVTLLRIGKTYEKMGDFTKALENYNAIVTHHKECIYIDEALYYSAEIYNTNLSDVEKAKPLYEEIIFKHEDSIFFVDSRNKYRKLRGDTNL; this is encoded by the coding sequence ATGAAAAAAATTCTCTCTATCTTATTCTTATTCCTTTCGCTTTGGGCTTCGGCTCAAAACGAGCAATTGGCCAATAATTATTTTGACCGAGGTGAATTTGAAAAAGCCTTAGTGAGCTATGAAGAACTGCTGAAAGCACAACAAGGCAACTCCAATTATTTCCAAAAAGTAATTGAGTGTTACCAACAACTGCAACAATTTGACAAAGCTGAAAAAGCCATACAAGAAAGGCTCGACAAATACAAACAGAGTAGTCTTTTAATCGAATTGGGTTTTAATTTTCAGTTGCAAAAAAACCAAGAGAAAGCCAACAAACAGTACAATCAGGCAATTGACAGAATCAAAAAAAATGCCAACGAAGCTTATGGATTGGCTTACACATTCGAAAGAAAAGCTTTGTTTGATTATGCGCTTTTGGCTTATAAAACCGCTTTGGAAATCGACCCTAGATTGAGTTTCAACTTCCAGATGGCGATGCTTTACGGACAAAAAGGCGAAACCGATTTGATGATTGAAACTTATTTAATGGAAGCCAATCTAAATCCGCAAAACTTGCCGATTATCCAAAACCAATTATCGCGTTTTATGACGGAAGATGGTGATGAAAATTTCAACAATTCTTTGAAAAAAGCCTTGCTCATCAGAACACAAAAAACACAAGATGTGTTTTGGAATGATTTCTTAAGTTGGTATTTTGTGCAACAGAAAGAATATGGAAAAGCCTTTATCCAGCAAAAAGCCATTTACAAAAGAAACCCCGAATCTTTTGGAAATATCGTCAATTTGGGCGAAATGGCCATTGAAGATAACGACCAAGATTCAGCCAAAGAAATTTTGACTTTTGTTTTAGAAAACACCAACGATTTAGAACTGTTGATTCAGGCACATTCTTATTTGATGGAGATGAAAATTGATCATGCCACCGATAAAGATTATGTCGCCATTACTGCCGAATTGGATCAATTGATCAAAGAATTTGGCGTAAGTCCGTATACTTTATCCTTATTGGAATTGGAAGCAGATTTCACGGCTTTTCACCTCAACAATCCCGAAAAAGCGAAAGCAATTTTGAAAAATGCCATGGAAATGCCATTGAACCGCTACCAAACCGCAGCCATCAAAATGCAATTGGCCGATATTCTTTTACTGGAAGAAAAATACAACCAGGCGTTGATTTATTATTCTCAGGTAGGCGAAGACATGGGCGGTGATATTACCGGGCAGGAAGCGCAATTAAAAACTGCCAAAACCAGTTATTTTAAAGGCGATTTTGAATGGGCAACACACCAATTAAAAGTGCTCAAATCGGCTGCTTCACAATTGATTGCCAATGATGCTTTAGATTTGTTCTTACTCATCAGCGACAATACCGTAGAAGATTCGACTCAAATAGCATTAAAGAAATTTGCCCGCGCTGATTTTTTGTTGTACCAAAATAAAAAAGCGGAATCTTTGGCGCAATTCCAACTGATTTTAAAAGAACACAAAGGCGAAGAAATCGAACCGGTGACTTTATTACGCATTGGTAAAACCTACGAAAAAATGGGCGATTTCACCAAAGCTTTGGAAAACTATAATGCCATTGTAACCCATCACAAAGAATGCATTTACATAGATGAAGCGCTTTACTATTCGGCGGAGATTTACAATACCAATTTGAGTGATGTCGAAAAAGCCAAACCACTTTATGAAGAAATCATCTTCAAACACGAAGACAGTATTTTCTTTGTCGACTCGCGGAATAAATACCGAAAACTTCGCGGAGACACTAATTTATAG
- the serS gene encoding serine--tRNA ligase, with the protein MLQISYIRENKEKVITALAKKHMDAKAIVTEVIQLDENRRSTQVALDNTLAEANKLSSAIGEMMKNGEKAKAEILKQKTSQLKESSKELSEKLDAFATELTQKMYLLPNLPADIVPEGKTPEENLNVFQEGDIPVLHEGAQPHWELVKKYDIIDFELGVKITGAGFPVYKGKGAKLQRALISYFLDKNTEAGYQEFQVPHLVNEASGYGTGQLPDKEGQMYHVGIDDLYLIPTAEVPVTNLFRDVILQESELPVLCTGYTPCFRREAGSYGAHVRGLNRLHQFDKVEIVRVEHPDNSYQALDGMVEHVKGILQELKLPYRILRLCGGDMSFASALTYDFEVFSTAQDRWLEISSVSNFETFQANRLKLRFKGKDGKTQLAHTLNGSSLALPRVLAGIIENYQTPEGIVIPEVLRPYTGFDIIN; encoded by the coding sequence ATGTTACAAATTAGTTACATCAGAGAAAATAAAGAGAAAGTGATTACCGCTTTGGCCAAAAAGCACATGGATGCTAAAGCCATTGTAACAGAAGTAATCCAATTAGACGAAAACAGAAGAAGCACACAAGTGGCTCTTGACAATACTTTGGCAGAAGCCAATAAATTATCTTCTGCTATTGGTGAAATGATGAAAAACGGAGAAAAAGCCAAAGCCGAAATCCTAAAACAAAAAACGAGTCAACTCAAAGAAAGCAGTAAAGAATTGTCTGAGAAATTAGATGCCTTCGCTACCGAATTGACGCAAAAAATGTATTTATTACCGAATCTTCCTGCCGATATCGTTCCGGAAGGCAAAACACCGGAAGAAAACCTAAACGTTTTTCAAGAAGGCGATATTCCTGTTTTACATGAAGGTGCGCAACCTCACTGGGAATTGGTTAAAAAATATGACATCATCGATTTCGAATTAGGCGTAAAAATCACCGGTGCCGGATTTCCTGTCTACAAAGGAAAAGGTGCTAAATTGCAACGCGCTTTGATTTCCTATTTCCTTGATAAAAATACCGAAGCCGGTTACCAAGAGTTTCAAGTACCGCATTTGGTCAACGAAGCTTCAGGTTACGGAACCGGACAATTGCCGGACAAAGAAGGACAAATGTACCACGTTGGCATTGACGATTTGTACTTAATTCCAACTGCTGAAGTTCCGGTAACGAATTTGTTCCGCGATGTGATTTTGCAGGAAAGTGAATTGCCGGTTTTGTGCACAGGTTATACACCGTGTTTCCGTCGCGAAGCCGGTTCTTATGGCGCGCACGTTCGTGGTTTGAACCGTTTGCACCAATTTGACAAAGTAGAAATCGTTCGTGTTGAACATCCTGATAACTCTTACCAAGCCTTAGACGGTATGGTAGAACACGTAAAAGGAATTCTTCAGGAATTGAAATTACCCTATAGAATTCTTCGCCTTTGCGGGGGCGATATGAGTTTTGCTTCAGCATTGACTTATGACTTTGAAGTATTTTCAACAGCGCAAGACCGATGGCTAGAAATCTCTTCGGTATCTAATTTTGAAACTTTCCAAGCCAATCGTTTGAAATTGCGTTTCAAAGGAAAAGACGGAAAAACCCAATTGGCACACACCCTAAATGGAAGTTCATTGGCTTTGCCTAGAGTTTTAGCCGGAATCATAGAGAATTACCAAACACCGGAAGGTATTGTAATTCCGGAAGTTTTACGTCCTTACACTGGTTTTGATATCATTAACTAA
- a CDS encoding M1 family aminopeptidase: MKKCYFLVFYLTISFVFAQEGILETNRIAESEMKSASQLMNFQVNPNTTNYDVTYSKLEFTVNPAVYFITGKVTTTFKALSDMTTVTFDLTDQLTVSSVKQGATDLSFEQNTDDELVITLPSTLITGNFATVEINYSGAPASGEQAFTRSTHNGASIIWTLSEPFGARDWWPCKQDLNDKIDSIDVYITAPSQYVSVANGVEPEAPVTNGANKTTHFHHSYPIPAYLVAIAVTNYQVYTQTAGIEPNTFPIVNYIYPESYAAAVVSLAQTPVIMDLFENLFETYPFSAEKYGHAQCGFGGGMEHTTVSFMGNFSRGLIAHELAHQWFGDKITCGTWKDIWLNEGFATYLSALTIENLDGLDAFIIQKSGMIDFITSSPAGNVYLTDVQATNVSRIFSSRLSYNKGAMVLEMLRFKMGDTAFFQAIRNYLADPNLAYKYAVTTDLKAHLETVYGQDLTEFFEDWIYNQGYPIYTITAQNWGEGQAKFVINQTQSDPSVTYFEMPVPVRVYGALGEQADLVLNNTFDGEEIIANVPFAITGVEFDPEKHIISKNNTASLGNEVFDLANAIVLYPNPSAEVLHIQMPTSLVLEKAVIYNSLGQKVSESNTLDFSVSNLSSGVHYLQIQTMEGTYHKKFIKK; encoded by the coding sequence ATGAAAAAGTGCTACTTTTTAGTATTTTATCTTACAATATCTTTTGTTTTTGCCCAAGAAGGTATTTTAGAGACTAACAGAATTGCCGAATCGGAAATGAAATCTGCTTCACAGCTCATGAATTTTCAGGTCAATCCCAATACCACAAACTACGATGTTACTTACAGCAAGCTTGAATTTACAGTAAATCCTGCTGTTTATTTTATAACCGGAAAAGTAACCACGACTTTCAAGGCGTTGAGCGATATGACAACGGTTACTTTTGATTTAACAGATCAATTGACGGTTAGTTCCGTAAAACAAGGCGCTACCGATTTGTCTTTTGAGCAAAACACCGACGATGAGTTGGTGATTACTTTGCCAAGCACTTTAATTACAGGGAATTTTGCCACTGTGGAAATCAATTATTCCGGTGCTCCGGCTAGTGGTGAGCAAGCTTTTACGAGAAGTACTCATAATGGCGCTTCGATTATTTGGACATTGTCGGAGCCATTTGGAGCGAGAGATTGGTGGCCTTGTAAACAAGATTTGAATGATAAGATTGACAGCATTGATGTGTATATCACGGCACCATCGCAATATGTTAGTGTGGCTAATGGTGTTGAACCGGAAGCGCCGGTAACCAATGGTGCAAATAAAACCACTCATTTTCACCACAGCTATCCTATACCGGCTTATTTAGTAGCAATAGCGGTCACTAATTACCAAGTTTATACACAAACCGCCGGAATAGAGCCTAATACTTTTCCGATTGTAAATTATATTTATCCTGAGAGTTATGCGGCGGCGGTTGTTTCTTTAGCCCAAACGCCTGTGATTATGGATTTGTTTGAGAATTTGTTTGAAACCTATCCTTTTAGTGCCGAAAAGTATGGTCATGCCCAATGTGGTTTTGGGGGCGGAATGGAACATACGACTGTTTCCTTTATGGGAAATTTCAGTCGGGGTTTGATTGCTCACGAATTGGCACACCAATGGTTTGGCGATAAAATTACTTGTGGAACTTGGAAAGACATTTGGTTGAATGAAGGATTTGCAACTTATTTATCGGCGCTCACCATTGAGAATTTAGACGGATTGGATGCTTTTATCATACAAAAATCGGGGATGATTGATTTTATTACTTCGAGTCCGGCCGGAAATGTGTATTTAACTGATGTGCAAGCAACTAATGTCAGCAGAATTTTTAGTAGCCGATTGAGTTACAACAAAGGCGCGATGGTTTTAGAAATGTTGCGTTTTAAAATGGGGGATACCGCTTTTTTTCAAGCGATAAGAAATTATTTAGCCGATCCTAATTTGGCTTATAAATACGCAGTAACTACAGATTTAAAAGCGCATTTGGAAACAGTTTACGGACAAGATTTAACCGAGTTCTTTGAGGATTGGATTTACAATCAAGGATATCCAATTTATACCATTACGGCTCAAAATTGGGGCGAAGGTCAAGCCAAATTTGTAATCAACCAAACACAATCAGATCCTTCGGTGACTTATTTTGAAATGCCGGTTCCGGTTAGAGTGTATGGTGCTTTGGGAGAACAAGCCGATTTGGTTTTGAACAACACTTTTGATGGTGAAGAGATTATTGCTAATGTTCCTTTTGCCATAACCGGTGTTGAATTTGATCCTGAAAAACATATTATTTCTAAAAACAATACTGCCTCACTTGGGAATGAGGTTTTTGACCTAGCCAATGCTATAGTGCTGTATCCGAATCCGAGTGCTGAGGTTTTGCACATTCAAATGCCAACTTCACTTGTTTTGGAAAAAGCGGTTATTTACAACAGTCTTGGGCAAAAAGTATCGGAAAGTAATACTTTGGATTTCTCTGTGAGCAACTTGTCT